The window cctcctgatcggccctgattGTGGGGTTccctgctgccctgattgggcctaaAGCGACTCCCCTGCAGCTGACTGTGCCCCACTGGCAATGCACTGGCTTAAGACTGAGCATGAGACTGGGttggccctgatgatcctcccctaaaagctgatcttcccccaccaaatgacttcCCAAAGTTGTCCGCGGACCGAGACTTGCTGGTACACTCTCGCATCCTTCTGTTCTTCAACTTGCGGTCCtttgtagcttgagcaaatgctaccattttcccatagttcatatccaaattcaaggcagctatagcggcctcattgataaccaaagggctaaggccctgcacaaaccggtgcactctagcctccatagtaggcaacatgagaatgACATATTTTGATaggcgcgcgaactccatgtgatactcccacacactcctactcccttgcttaagattctcaaactctacggcacgggctgccctagtctcggcaggcaagaaatggtctataaaggcatcagcaaactcactccatctcgttGGAGGagtcccctcctcccgagagtcctcccacaactcaaacaaAGAATAGGTCACCCCTTTTAGGcagtaggcggccaactccactccccccgtctcagtagcgcgcataactcggagagtcttatgtATCTCATCTATGAAGTCgtgtgggtcctcctcgggattagcacccgtgaaggccggaggatccaactgcaaAAAtatgttcaccctagaactagtagaATCTCGTTGCTGGCTAGAAGATgtaggtgcaacatttgacctttgggcctgagaagcctCTATCTGAGTCAACAtatgaatagctcccctaagatccccatcagaaatactagAGCCGGAAGCTGAGGCTGGAGGTGGAATCGGAATGCCAGGTGGAGGAACCttcgcaccctcagtaggtgtaggaactggtgtggTCTGGgccggtgtagtggaatcaggtagtgtagcaaTCGGGGGATTATCCTTacccctcgggtgttcacccgcatcatcaaataaagggtcaactgccactcctaaggCGGCGTTGGCttcttggccagttcttgctctcttcttaggttccatatactgaaagctaaaaggaatgcacgagttagaagAGGAACAAttgcacaattagtttcatcgcatgatccagaatatcaaagaagggtattgttcctaaatgtccaagtagcctccaacttatagatgcagtcgacaacacatcgataagaaggacgctactagacacggctccgagacatcctaggacatttttaaaccttaggctctgataccaagtttgtcataccCAATCCTCGGTAAGCGCAACCGgtgctcaaccaagtgaacccggccgagcaagcatgttagatactttctacccaattaacccatgatcaagaaaagacgtgattgCATTAGTTATAcagtaggaatctcattcatacaatcctaaatcatttcattagtcattgcgcctttaagtctcaaaatacacatttcttaaagttcaagtggaacgagtgatcaaacacaacatgacttatttaacatttccaacactcatatacaacccacatagtgtctacggaacctctaaagatacaaaagagagtaaagatggtgccgacaacaaggccctggctatacctcaaaaagtgaccataatataaacaaaaggtacaatacatgaccccggaatgaaatggggctcaccgagtccgctgagaggaggatgcaacactatctgtgatcagcactgtctgctatgtaaccacctgcatccatttaaagatgcagtacccttggcaaaagagacgttagtactgtcgaatagcactagtatgtatagctaaacaccaactaaatagaatgaataataacacaagaggaacaatcaagaattcaataagggcttcaaataatagtaaaacaataagtaaaggatcatatacattttcaagacaatttccgtattactaggttgggtgacctttagtaccgatattccacaattcacaatacctccgtactcttacacggagtccgatctcggcccgattggctaggccgcctcatctgagacattaccacaatttcattataactttccagcacagtatcaccatgtgtgcggcatggcgtcggatcacggcccgatcggctaggccatctcattggagacattaccataatttcattcacaataccaccgtgttcttacatggATTCTGATCTCccctcgatcggctaggccatctcatttgagacattacctttttcagtaaatcatctcacatcgtacttctttcatgtactttcgattcattgacactagtgattatgattacaaagtcattcttggcacttggacgtatttcatagttccagaccccttttccacactcaatatcattatcaaaatcAATAAGGCCCCACATTCAAGACagtaaattcacatatgagcaatttgggaatcttaggcacatagaggcttttcatacaatttggcataacaacctttatttcgatcttgacatgaagtcttaacatttccaacacatattccacatttttaaacacatcctcaatgacaagataacatgatgaagcatttagaataaatattgaacttacatccttcaacacaaatatCGAACTTACATGATCACCATgaggttcgattctaagaagaagggggtttagccaacatacctcaattgagctccttaaaactctaagatgttccggactattagcaacttcaatctattttagcaatataacaaaattgaaccaaaattaggaagatggacatggttttagctcatttgagcatactatcaaacactaggtgtgcatcaatggtttaaggctcttttgtggaagattccatttttccccaacccattctctatcatctttaGTTCACAATCTttccacatactacaaggatacatgcatgaaaggtaagcactcccattcccatgaattaccttactaatggcccattctagttacactTTGAAAtaaagagtttgggtgatagaatcttacctcttaggaagaagacctaggttcctctcttgataatattcaagatttaagtgagaattgaagaataattgatGAACATCACTTCTCCCTCCAGGACCCTCTCTCTCATCTaagaatatcagaaaatatgctcaaaatggtccatggggtgtgttttaacggaatagggtcgggtttaaaaaccccaaaaatgaagctccggaacaaggtctgcgatcgcataactgatatgcggactacatattggtcgcataatcggtgaccAAACAGCCAAAAAGAACTGTCCATGTCTGCGAtcactatgcagcccgcagacctattctgctgtcgcataatgaaccgtagaacacttatgcggtcgcatagtcgaccgcaaaactcatccaaactggcccaataactgcctcactctgcgaccattatgcggtccgcagagtgattctgcggtcgcataatggaccacagaaatgcaTGACACTGCCgaaaatttctttttctttccggtggattgttcaacccaaaaggtccgaaccCAAaaaacacgtaaaaccaattcggcccCACGAAAcataattattattttcttttgcaaattttttacggggccttacaactaTAGTAaagaccatcaatgaatctcctcactctctcctccTCTGATGGAATCAAAATAGTAGCATGATGGGACATCTCTGCAAACCTCATCTCGTAATCAGtgactgacatctgaccctgctgaagATGCTCAAATTGTCTCCTCAGCTCCTCTCTCCTGGTGGGGGGCACATACTTTTCCAAAAGACCTCGGAGATCCAAGCCCAAGTAAGAGGAGGTGATCCTTCTGGTCTGCCCAGCTCATAAACCTTCCACCACCTTTTGGC is drawn from Nicotiana tomentosiformis chromosome 12, ASM39032v3, whole genome shotgun sequence and contains these coding sequences:
- the LOC138902660 gene encoding uncharacterized protein, which gives rise to MEPKKRARTGQEANAALGVAVDPLFDDAGEHPRGKDNPPIATLPDSTTPAQTTPVPTPTEGAKVPPPGIPIPPPASASGSSISDGDLRGAIHMLTQIEASQAQRSNVAPTSSSQQRDSTSSRVNIFLQLDPPAFTGANPEEDPHDFIDEIHKTLRVMRATETGGVELAAYCLKGVTYSLFELWEDSREEGTPPTRWSEFADAFIDHFLPAETRAARAVEFENLKQGSRSVWEYHMEFARLSKYVILMLPTMEARVHRFVQGLSPLVINEAAIAALNLDMNYGKMVAFAQATKDRKLKNRRMRECTSKSRSADNFGKSFGGGRSAFRGGSSGPTQSHAQS